The following DNA comes from Mycolicibacterium aromaticivorans JS19b1 = JCM 16368.
GCCACCGTACGCGCAAAGTTGCATACCGTGCAATATTGCCTGTCAGGCAACTTTGGCTAGGGCGCACGAACCGCCGACGTTAGGCGACCGCCACCGGCTGCTCCTGATCAGCGTTCGCAGCGGTCGGCAGTTCCAATTTCACGTCGGTGATGTTGATGACGCCGTACTGGGTGAGGTTGAGCCATGCGGTTGCCGATCCGACGATTTGCAGTTCGAGATTGGAATCCGGGTTCATCGTGTAGGCCAGGTAGGACAGCGGCACCTCGACCGTGTGTTGCTGCCCGTCAAGAGTCACAGGCACGGGAGTGACTTGGTTTCCGACCACCAGGCCAGTGTCTTTGTCGACGATCTGGGCATAGACCGCATTGCCGCCCGTACCCGTGGCCAGGCCGGAGTACGTCATGGTGAGCGTCGGGGCGCCGACCACCTCAGTGGTCTGCACGGGGTTCTTGATCGCGACGTTGACAGCAATCTTGGCCGGAGCGCCGTCGGTGTAGTTGAACGGCGAGGGAGCCACGCTCGGGCCTGAACCGCCGATCAGTGGGATCATCGGCAGCAGACCACCGCTGCCCGTCGTCGTCAATGGCGTGCCGTAGAAGGCGGGGTTCGAGGGGAGTTGCGACGAGGAGAAGTAGTTGCCGTTCTGGTCGACCCATTCGAAGGCCGGTCCGGTGTCGATATCGTCGCCCTTGAGGTACTTGTTCATCCACGCCAGGGTTTCATCTCCCACCCAGTTGACATCGTCACCCGGATTGGTCAGACACGTGCCATGGCCACCGCAGAACCACAACATCTTCACCGCGACGCCGTTGGCGGCCAACATCTGCGCGTTGAGCACGGCCTGTTGCAGCGGGAAGATCGTGTCGACGGTGCCCTTGATCAGCAGGGTCGGCACGGTGACCCGTCCGGTCAACACAGCGGGGCCGTTGCTGGTCAGGAAGTTCAGCACAGGATCAAGCAGGATGTTGAATATCGGGGCGGTGACCGTACCGATATAGAGCAACGGATTGGCGCGGGTACCGGTGAGAGCGAAGTTCAGCGCGAGCAGGAGTCCATAGGTGGTTCGGACCGCTCCGGCGAACGGTGCCAGCACCTGAGGAATGTTGTTCCACGCGATTTCGGGGGCCAGCGCATCGATACGGCTATCGATCGCAGCGGCATTGAATTGAATGCCACCGCCGTATGATCCGCCGACCATACCCACCCGCGGGTCACCAGGGCCATCGAGCTGCGTTGTCGGCAGCGTGGCGATGTAGTCGAGAATCGCCGATACGTCACGGCCCTCGAACTGTGGGTTGTCGAGCTGCAGTACACCCGTCGAGGCGAATTCACCGCGGGGGTCCCACGTCACAACGTTGTAACCGGCATCGCGGAGATCCTGCATGGTCGCCGAGTCGGCCGCGATCAGCTGACTCGGATCGGTGTTGCCCGGTTCTGCTGCTCCCGGGCTGTTGAGGATGGTCGGGGCGGACTGACCGGCGGTCAGCCCGCTGGCCGGAAAATAGTTGGTACTGATCCGGGTGCCATCGAACGACGTCACAGTCACGGTGTAGGCAATCGGCTGCCCGGTCGGGTTAAGTGAACTGGGCGTAATCGTGACGGGAACCAGCGTAGAGGTGCCAATCAGGGGCGCCAACAACGTGTTCAGGACGGGCACCTGATGCAACTCGTTCAGGACCGGCTGCACCACCAAGGGCCCGAGCAGGGGTATAGCCAACAACGCTCGGTCGAATCCGGTCACCTCCGATGCAAGTACGGTGAACTGCTCGGACCCGGAGGTGAGTGCGGCGAAATTGGGCAGGAACGTGAAGTTCCCGGTTGCACCGTTCAGGGTCACTTTTGCGCCGTCCGCCGGCGTGCGCACAACGACGTAGGTCACCGGGTTGCCGTGAATTGTCGTGAGTCCGGTGTTGGTGCCGGTGATGACACCGTCGTCGACCACCACCGTCGGCGCATAGCCGATGCCGGATGTGGCCACCGTGGACTGCTCCTGCGCGGCGGCGGCGGGACCGAGTTCCCGACGGGCTGCCGCCAGCAGCGTCCACGCCGCCGGAGTGTCAGGGCTGACCGGATTTCGCCCCGGCGATGTGCCCCACGCCGCTGAGGCCGCGGCGCGCGAAACCCGGATGGGCGACGAGACGGCCGCAACCGTGGCCGCGGGTGCCGGAGTTGAGTCTGTGGTGGTGACGGGCCGGGTCGACTCGGCTTTGGTTCGCGCGGTGTAGCCGGTGGCCGGACGGTGCGCCGGTTTCGAAGACGATGCGGACCTTGCGGAAGCGCTGGACGAGGTGTGCGATGGCGTGGAGCCGGAGTCTGGTGCCGCCGAGGCCGTCCCACACCCTATGGCGAGTGCCGCCCCGACACCCAGCGCTACGGCCAGGCCGCCGACTCTGCCGACGTATTTCGCTGAATCCATGACCGCTCCTTTGCGTTGTCACACCGAACTGTTGTGAGTTTTGTTGGCATTCAGTTGTTTATGGGGTTGCTCGCCGCAGTCAAGCGACTTACTTCGAAATTTCGCGGGAAGAAGGCTTTCGAGAGTTGGCGTAGAGTCGATCGATCTCGGCGGCGTACTTGTGGGCGATCGGGGTGCGTTTGAGTTTCGCCGTAGGTGTCAGCTCGTCGCCGCCGGGCTCCCAGAATGCGGGGACCACGTGGAAAGTTTTGACCTGCTCAACTCTGGAAAGTTTGGCGTTGGCTGCGGCAATCCCCGCTTCGATTTCGGCCGCGACCGCGGGGTGTGCGGACAGAACCTCCGGGACCGGCTCGACGCCGAGCTGCTGGGCGCGCTTGGCCGCCTCGTCTGCGTCCAGGGCGATCAACGCCACCACGAACGGTCGCGCATCGCCGACGGCGACCGCCGAACCGATCAGCGGACACGCCACTTTGAGATGGTTCTCGATGTTGGCCGGCGACATGTTCTTGCCGCCGGAGTTGATGATCAGTTCCTTCTTGCGGTCGATGATCGTCACGTAGCCGTCGCGGTCGACGGTGCCCACGTCACCGGTGGCCAACCAGCCGTCGGCATCGACGACGGCGGCCGTCTTCTCCGGTTCGTTTCGATAGCCGCGCATCACACTGGGGCCACGTACGAACAACTCGCCATCCGCCGCGACTCGAATATCCACCCCCGGAACGGGTTTGCCGACGGTGCCGATGCGAATGGCATCGGGTGGGTTGACGGTCGCCACCGCAGTGAGTTCCGACATACCCCAGGCCTCGCAAACCGGCAGCCCCAGTCCCAGCACGAATTCCAAGGTCTCGCTTGCGATCGGCGCCGCACCGGAGAGCGCGATCCGGACCTCGCCCAAGCCGACCCTGCTCCGGATTCTTCTGAGCACCAGATATTCTGCAGCCGAGGCCTGTACGCGGTCGGCAATGTTCAGCGCGTCACCGCTGGCCCGCTTGCGCCAGAGCCGCGCGCCGGAGGCGATCGCCCACCGCGCCATCCGTCCGGTCACTCCACCCTGGGCGCGCAGGACTTCTTGCAGCGCGGCCTGGATTTTGTACCAGAACAGCGGGACTGCCACGAAAACCGTTGGCTTGACCTCCATCAGCGTCGGCAGCAGCAGTGTCCGGTCGGCGACCGTCGTCACGGCCGCACCGCTGACGGCGGGGCCGTAGTGCCCCACGTATCGGTTGACGATATGTGCGTCCGGTAGGTACGACACAACCCGGTCGTGTTCATCGATGGTGGCGAGGTCGTAGAGGGGTGTGAGGTTGGCCAGCAGGTTCGCATGCGTGATCTCGACCCCCTTGGGTGCACCCGTGGTGCCCGAGGTGTACACGATCGTCAGCAGGTCGTCGCGACCGACGGCCTGCCATGTCGCGTCGAAATCGAATCCCGGTTCACCCGAATGCGCCAACTCCGACAGGGCGATCGTGCCTGGCGGGCCGGCGTCGACGCAGATCACGTGCTGGACCTTGGTTCCGATCCGGGCCGCTTCGAGAACCGGCAGATACTGGTGTTCACAGATCACTACGAGGTTCTCGGCATTGGTGAACAGATAATTGATCTGCTCGGCCGAACTGGTGTTGTATACCGAGAACGGGACCGCCCCAAGGTGATAGGCCGCCGCGTCGACCACGTTGAACTCCGGCCGGTTGGTCAGCATCAACGCCACCGTGTCACCGCGCCCAACACCGAGTGCCGACAGCCCTGCGGCGACATCACGGACGCGGTTGCCGTATTGCGCCCAGGTGAGGGTGGTAGCACCGTCGGCGCTGCGCAGCGCGACGCGGTCGTGGTGCGTCACCACCGTCTCCTGGAACAACGCGCACAAACTGCGCGCATTTCGGACAGTGTCAGCGGTTCGCACGGGCATACTGACCTCTCTCGCCTTCGCTACGTCGGCTCGGGGTCATCCGGCGAGCAACCCTTTGGCGATATGGGTCACTTGGATCTCGTTGCTACCCGCGTAGATCATCAGTGACTTGGCATCGCGGGCAAGCTGTTCGACGCGGTACTCGGTCATGTACCCGTTGCCACCGAACAGCTGTACCGCCTCCATAGCCACCTCAGTTGCGGCCTCCGATGAGTAAAGCTTCATCGCCGAGGCCTCCGCGAGCGACGGCAATTTGCCGGCCCGGGCGGCCTCAATCGCAGAGAACACCATGTTCTGAACGTTGACGCGGGCGACCTCCATCTTCGCCAACTTCAGTTGGATCAATTGGAAGGCGCCGATGTCCTGCCCCCACAATCGGCGACTCTTGGCGTATTCGATGCATAGCCGGTGACATTCATTGATGATTCCCAGCGACATCACGGCGATGGCTACGCGCTCGGCGGCGAAATTCTGCCTGGCGCTGTCGCGTCCATCACCAGAACCATGAGCTTCCCGCTCGCCGAGCAGCCGGTCCGGGGACAACCGGACGTTGTCGAAGAACAGCTCCCCTGTCGGTGAGGAGTGCATGCCCATCTTGTGAAAGGGCTTGCCCTGGACCAATCCGGACATACCGGCATCGAGCACGAAGGTCAGCACCGGACGGTTGCGCCGGTCGGTGCCGGTGCCGTCGTCAAGCTTTGCGTACACCACGATGGTATCGGCGTAGGGCCCATTGGTGATGAACGTCTTCTGGCCGTTGAGCAGGTAGTCGTCACCGTCGCGTTTGACATACGTCTGCATACCGCCGAAAGCATCAGAACCCGCGTCCGGTTCGGTGATGGCCCAGGCTGCGACTTTCTCCATCGTCACCAATGGCGGCAACCAGCGTTCTTTCTGGGCCAACGTTCCGCGGGCAGCAATCGTGGCCGCCCCTAAACCGAGGCTCACCCCCGCCGCCGCGACCAACCCGAGGCATACGCCGCTCAGCTCGGCGACCAAGACGGCCACCATCGACATCTGTTCTGCCACGTTTGCGCCACCGGGCTCACGCCGATCCGAGGCCTGCGGCTCGCCTTCGCCGCGGGCCCGTTCCCGAGCAAGCATCTTCTGCACCTGTTCTGCAGCCAGCGCGTCCAACCCGAACTGGGCGAACAGCTTTCGGATGATCGGGTACGGGGCAAGCTCGCCGCTCTCCAAGGCGTCGGTGTGCGGTCGGATCTCCTTGTCGATGAAACTCCGCACCGCGTCTCGGACCATGAGGTCAGCTTCTGACCACTCCATCATCGGGAAATCCCCTATCTAGCGATGCATCTCGGGCAGCCGGGTGGCGATGTCGTCGATCTCCCAGGCGCCATCGGTCTCGATGGTGGCGACGTCGTGCCAGCCGCGAAGCCGTGATATCGCCCCGCCCTGGACCGCGTACACCGCTCCCGTGATGGGGCATTTCTCCGTCGCCAGGTAGGCGACCAGTGGTGCGATGTTGGCGGGACTGAACAGGTCGTGCTCGCCCTCTTCCGGCTCGCCCATGAGTGTCCCCATGCCCGGCGTGGCCAGCGTCAGCCTGGTGCGGGCGATCGGTGCGATGGCGTTCACCCGCACGCCGTAACGTTCCAGCTCTTCGGCCGCGATCTGGGTCAGAGCAGCAATCGCGGCTTTGGCCGCACCGTAGTTGGCCTGGCCGGCATTGGCCAGTGTCACACCGGAACCCGACGCGGTGTTGACCACCGCCGCAAGGGGCTGGTTGCCCGCTTTGGATTGATCCTTCCAGTACGCGGCCGCGTGGCGCAGCATGGCGAAGTGGCCCTTCAGGTGCACTGCGATCACCGAGTCCCACTGCGACTCATCCATCCCCGCGATGAAGGCATCGCGCAGGATTCCGGCGTTGTTGATAAGCACATCCAGTCGCCCGAACTCGTCGATCGCCTGCTGTACCAGCGCTCGCGCGCCATCCCAGTCCGCGACGTTGTCGGTGTTGGCGACGGCGCGACCACCTGCGGCGGTGATCTCGGCGACGACGTCGTGCGCTGGCCCTTCGTCAGCGCCCTCGCCGGAGTTGGTGCCGCCGAGATCGTTGACCACGACCGAGGCTCCCTCTCGCGCGAAGAGCAATGCATGCTCACGGCCGATGCCGCGGCCCGCACCGGTGATGATGGCGACGCGCCCGTCCAAGACTCCCATGACGTTCTCCTTCTCAGCTCTCGTCAATGACTTCGGCCAGACCGTCAGTGATCACGAGATCCTCACCGCGTGCGGTCTGGAATGCGTAGGTGGCGACGCCCGCCGACGATCCGGACTTCCAGATCTGGGTCTCCAGGTCGTCACGGGGTAGTACCGGCTTGGCGAATCGGACCGCTAACCGCTTGAGCCGCTTGACATCAGAGCCCGCCACCTCGGCGAGCAGACCCCACGATGTCATTGCCATCGTGCATAGACCGTGCGCGATGATCCCGGGCAGCCCGGCACTGCGGGCTATTTCGTCGTCGAGGTGGATCGGCATCGGATCGCCCGAGGCGACCGAGTACCGAAAGGTCTGATCCGCGTCTACGTGTGCGACAGCCTTGGCCAGCATCGGTTCTGCGAGCAGCCGTTCGTCGAACTTGTGATTCGGGCTCAGTTCTCCCAGCTTCTTACCGGCATCGTAGTTGCGCACGAACACCGTCACGTACTGCTCGTTGACCAGTTCACCGGCCTCGGTGCGGCACTCGAGGTAGACGGCGGCCCGGGTGCCGTTGGACAATCCTTCATATCCGATCATCTTGCCGCGCGAGACGAGCTTGTCCCCGGGCACAATCGGGCGATGGAAGTGGAAGTCCTGCTCGCCGTGGACTACTCGCGGAACCAGTTCTACCGGCATGACATCGACGGTGGGCGACATCATCGAGTCGAAGACCGGCACGATCGCGAACACCGGCGGCGCAATATCACCGTTCAGGTGCGCCTCGATGGGGTCATTGGTGGCTCGAGCGTATTCCGAGATCTTCTCGGCAGTGACCTCGAAGAGTTCGGGGTCGGTCCAGAGGCCGACATTCGCATCGTCGAATTCTGAGTCGGGACCTGGCATCAGATAGCCGCCGTGGCAAGGGATTGCAACTGATCCAGCGACAGATCGAGCTGCTTGATCCCGTCCTTCTCCACGGCCTTGCCCAGCGCACCTTTGATCAGCGCGCCCTCGAAGTCTCCGTTGACCGATATCGTGGAGCCATCGCCGTCGGGGCTGACCTCGAAGCGAAAGCTGCACTGCACGCCCGCCATTCCCGTTCCGGTCAGCGCAACGACACGGGGTGCCTGATATTCGGTGACTGTCCAGTCGATCTTGTTCGCCATGCCCAGCATCACGATCTTGGCCAACAGCTTGCTACCCGCCGACGGTGCCGATGGCGGCGTTTCCAACCACTTCTCGTGGACGCTGAACCATTTGTCCCAGTCGCTGAAGTTGCCGATGACGGAAAAGACGGCGTCCGGACTGGCGTCGAGGTGCCGGGTTGCTTCGATGTGACCCATGAGTTCTCCTTGCTCGGATTTGTTTGGTTGTTTCAGCGCTCGGCGCGCTGGTACGCGGTGACCACGGCGGCGCCGCCGAGGCCGATGTTGTGCTGCAACACGGCGGTGACGCCGTCGACTTGGCGCTTGTCGGCATCTCCGCGCAATTGCCAGGTGAGTTCGGCGCACTGGGCCAAGCCTGTTGCACCCAGCGGATGACCTTTGGAGATGAGCCCGCCGGACGGGTTGACCACCCACCGGCCGCCGTACGTGGTGTCGCCGACGTCGATCAGCTTGGCCGCCTCCCCCTCGGCGCACAGACCGAGCGCCTCGTACAGCAACAGTTCGTTGGCCGAAAAGCAGTCGTGCAATTCGATCACCTGGAAGTCCTCGGGACCGAGAGCCGATTGCTCGTAAACACTCTGCGCAGCAGCAACATTCATGTGGTATCCGATCAGCGCCTTGCATGTGCCGTCGAACGTATTCTGATAATCGGTGGTCATGGCCTGGCCGACGATCTCCACCGCCTGCTCGGCGAGGCCGTGCTTGTCCACGAATTCTTCACTGGCCAGGATCGCCGCACCTGACCCGTCCGACGTCGGTGAACACTGCAGCTTGGTCAGGGGGTCGTAGATCATCCGCGCGGAGAGGATGTCCTCGAGGCTGTAGGACTCCTGGAATTGCGCATAAGGGTTGTTCACCGAGTGCAGATGATTCTTGTAGCCGATCTTGGCGAAATGCTCAGGGGTGGAACCATACTGCTGCATGTGCTCACGCCCGGCAGCTCCGAACATCCACGGCGCGGGCGGAAAGAGCACCTCGGAGATCTCCGCCATCGCCTCCATGTGCGCGGCCATCGGGTGCGCTCGGTCGTCGAAGGTGGACCCCAGCGATCCGGGCTGCATCTTCTCGAATCCGAGTGCGAGCGCACACTGCGCCAAGCCACCTTTGATGGACTGGGCTGCCAAGTAGAGGGCCGTTGAACCGGTGGAGCAGTTGTTGTTGACATTGACGACCGGGATCCCGGTCAAACCCAACTCGTAAACTGCACGCTGGCCCGAAGTCGACTCGCCGTACACGTATCCGACAAAGGCCTGTTCGATCAAGTCGTAAGAAATTCCGGCGTCCTGCAGAGCCTTGGTTCCCGACTCGCGGGCCATATCCGGGTAGTCCCAGCCATCCCGACGTCCCGGCTTCTCGAATTTGGTCATTCCGACGCCGATTACGAACACCCGATTCCGCACTGCTGATCTCCTCTGGTCTAGGGCGAAGCCAAGCTAACATACAGTCCAGACGGAATGCAATCGAGGATGTTGAGTCTGCTCGACATGGATAATGCGCAGGTAAATGCGCTCAGGAGACGTGTGGCCACATCGGCCGGAGCGGAAAAGTAGCTGAATAAACAGGCCGGTTAGCCTGTCTAGCTGCAGCTAGGCTGTTGGGTGATTTCTCAAGGCGGCGGCCATGATCTGGCGCAAGTCGACGCAGGCGCGATCCCAGCGGCGCCGAGTGACCGTCGGATCCTGGTCGACCATGGCCAACAGCATGATTCCATGCAGGGCATCCATGGCCGTAAACACGGCGTTACGCAGCGCCTTCCGGTGAGTGTGGTCCGGTAGCAGTTGCGCGACCGCCGCTGCCAGCGTGTCGGTGACGAGGGGTTCAACTCGCTTGATCTCGTGCACCAGAGCGGGGTTGGTGCGAGCAGCAACCCAGAGTTCGACCGTCGCAACGAACATCGGCCCCTGATGCGATTCCCAGAGAAACTCCAAGACAGCCGAGGCTGGATCTTCGCTGGTCCGAACACGACTGATCTTGCCAATCACCGCCTGTGCCCGCTGCCGGGCCAGATGATCGATGGCTGCGATCACCAGCCCCTCTTTGGAGGGGAAGTGATGCAGCTGAGCCCCTTTGGTGACACCGGCCTTCTCCACCACACGCGCAGTCGTCGTCGCGGCATAGCCGTACTCGATGAGACAGGCGACCGTGGCGTCCAGTAACCGCTCTCGCATCTCGGCACTGCGCTGAGCCTGGGTGCGTCGAGGGGAACGGGAAGTCGCATTGACCCCCATGTGCGTCCTCCTCGCGGGCATTTGAACGCCATTTTACATGCCGTCCCGAACGTAAGTTGCACAGCTCAGCTCAGAAGCAGTCGAGCCACCAAGTCAATTCCAGCGCCTGCCATGGGGGCTTCCCGGCGACGGCCCCGGCGCCGCCATGCCGAGGCCGACTGATCTCCCGGCCCGCGCACCCTAGAGCGGCGAGATCCTCAGCAGGGCTTCAGCATTCCGATGGGCGATGGCCTCACGTTCATGGTCGGCGATGTCCGCGTTCAGCAGAAAATCCGCCACATTGGTGCGCACGACATAGGGAAAGTCCTCTGAGTGGATGATGCGGTCGGCTCCGACCTCGGCCAGGAAGAATTTGAGTTGGTTGTGGCTGTACATCCCCGACGGGGTGATCCACACCTGCGTGCGGTAGTAGTCGCTGACCGGTCGATCGAGATAGTGCCCCCAGCCGATCGCCTCGTCGAGCCGGTCCAGCCAGCCGGCGACCATCTCGCCCCAATGGCCGCTCAACAGCTTCAGACCGGGATGGCGATCCAGGGCTCCGGACAGAATCAGGCGCAGGATGTGGATGCCGGCTTCGGCGTGCCACCCGAATGCCGGCGACGAGAGCAGAAATTCCACCGACGCGGGCCAGTTGCCGGAATAGTACGCACGCAACACCGATGCCGGCGGGATACCCGGGTGGACGTACAGCGGCGAATTCAGTTCCTCGGCGGCCGCCAGCACCGGTTCGAATCGCGGGTCGTCCAGAAAAAGCCCGGCGAAAGTGCCTTGCGTCAAGGTACCGACGAAGCCCAGTTCATCGATGCACCTGCGCATCTCGTCGGCGGCGGCCTTTGGGTCGTACAGCGGAACGGTGGCGAATCCTCGGAACCGGGTCGGATACTGCGAGATCTGTTCGGCCAGCCAGTCGTTGACCTGGCGGCAGAGGCCGGTGGCGTCGGGGTGATCGAGGCTTCCGGGGGTCATTGCACCATGGGATAGCACCTGGATGTTGATGCCCGCTGCGTCCATGTGCTCGAGTCGGCCACCGGCCAACTGCTCCGCCAACTCCCGATCAGGGGTGAAGTTGCGCCAGAAAGTACTGAAGTCGGCGTCAAGGTCGATCGGCGGCGGACCCGACAAGTCCATGACCCGGGGACCGACCTCGGGATGATGGAAGTGTTCTTCGACAGTGATGACTCGCAACGAATTCTCCTTTCGCATAGTGACTTCGGTCATGGCCGCGGGTTGAGCGCCGAGATGACGACGCCCAGACGTCGTGTCCCGCTGACGGCCCGCGCAGTGGCAGAGGCGGCATCGACGGCGAGGTCGGCCATCGAGGTGGCGAAGAGATCCGCATCCATCAGTTCGACATCGGTGAGGTGCGCGATGATCGCCGTCATGTCGGCCTCATTCAGATCCTTGCCGCTCCGGGTCGGCAACATCTGCAGAGCGGTGCTGGACCCGCTACCCAGCTTCACCGCTTCCACGACGGGGATGGGATCGATGCCCCCGGCTGACAACAGGTCGATGACGTCCGCGACGTTGGCGCGGTTCATCATCAGCAGCGTGTTGTTCACCAGCTTGGTCAGCTGTCCCATGCCATGCGGGCCGAGGTGAAGCACATGCGCGGAGAACGAGTCGAACACCGGCTCACAAAGCTGCACCGCCTCGGCAGGACCACCGACGAAGGTGGTCAGGCTCCGGGTCTGCGCACCGCCGCGGGCGCCCGTCACCGGTGCGTCGAGAAAATGCAGTCGCTGTTCTTTGCAATAGGCCCCGAGCTCCCGAGCGACCGCGGGAGTGCCGGTTCCGTGGTTCACGATCACCGCACCCGGTCGCATGTGTGGCGCCAGGGCGGTGACCAATTCTCGAACGTCATCGTCGGTGCTCACGCACAGGCCGACGATGTCACATGCAGCGGCCATGTCGGCGAGGTCCTGGTGCCCGGTATGAGCGACGTGGGACAGCACGTCCAGCGAGTCAGGCGGCCGCACCCACGCGTGCAGCGAATAGCCTGCCTCGGCGATGGCTTCCGCCATCGGCAGACCCAGGTCCCCCAGACCGATGAACCTGACAGCCGGATCGTGATGTGCCATAAGAACAACATGTGCCGATCGCGGCGACACCGCCAGTCCCGTAGCGATACTGGTAGTGCAAAGGCCACCCAGGCCGCCGCGGTGCGACCTACCGTGAGGTATGGCCGATTCGTCGAACGTACTGGGCGAGTTCCTGCGGGCGCGCCGCGAGTTGGTGACACCGGAACAGGTGGGCATCACAAACCTCGGCACCCGGCGGGTTCCTGGATTGCGCCGGGAGGAAGTCGCCATGCTCGCCGGTGTCAGCGCCGAGTACTACCTGAGACTCGAGCAAGGGCGACACCGTAATCCGTCTGCGCACGTTCTGGAAGCCATCGGTCGTGTTCTGAGGCTCGACGGCGAGAGCATCACGTATCTGCTCGACCTTGTCGCGAACAACAGCCGCCAAAAGCGTCGCCGAGTCCAACACGAAACCATCCCGGCGGGGGTCGAGAAACTCATCGCTGCGCTGCCCATGCCCGCCTTCGTGGAAGGCCGTTACCTCGATATCTTGGCCGCGAACGCGTTGGCGGCCAGCGTGTCACCCCGATTAGTGGTGGGCGGCAACAGGATTATCGACGTCTTCCTCGATCCGGACGAGCGCGAGCTTCTCCTGGACTGGGACAGCGCGACGGAGACGCTCGTCGCAGCATTCCGGCAGTCCGTCGGAACCCACCTCGATGATCCACGGCTGATCGAACTCGTCGGGCAGTTGTCGCTGGCAAGTCCACGATTCCGCCGACTGTGGGCACGCCACGACATCGGTGGCCGGCGCGGGGCCGTCATGCGGCTTAGACACCCCGTCGTCGGTGACCTGAATCTCAACTGGGAGAAACTGATAGTGGCCGAGGCTCAACACCTCTCCATCGCGGTGGGCCACGCCGATTCGGGTACCGAAGATGCCGAGAAGCTTGCCTTCCTCGCCGCGACGGTTCCAGCCGAGGTCGAAGGCCAGTAAGGGCGCGGGCCTAGCAGGCCGCGCCGGCTACGCGCCGGCCAAACCCTTGTCGATCATGCTCTCGGCCGCCGCGACTATCGCGTCCTCGGGGTCGCGTGGCGCCCAGCCCAGAATCTTTCGTGCCTTCTCGTTGGAGCTGTTCTTCCGGTAACCCAGCTCCGGCACGAGGGATTTCAACTCGGGGTTAAACAGCGCGCCGACGCGCACCACGACGTCGGGCAAGGTGCGCCGCGGTACTTTCTTCGCGGCCGGGCCGAACCGGGATCTGATCAACGCCCCGATATCCTTCATCTCGACTGCCGGGCCATTGGAGAGTAGGAACCGCTCGCCCCCTACCGCGGGATTGGTCATGGCCAAGATGTGCGCCTTCGCCACGTCGCGCACATCGACGATCGGGAAGAACAAGTGCGGAAAGCCGGGCATGTCACCGTTGAGGATCCGCTGGATGAGGTGGTTGGAACCCGAGAGTTTGTGTCCCAGAACCGGTCCCATGACGGCCACCGGTAGCATTGTGGTCAGCTCCATCCGCCCGCCCGACGTCTGGACGAACTCCCAGGCGGAGCGTTCGGCCAAGGTCTTGCTCTTGCCGTAGGCGTCCACCCCCGACCCGTCGACGATGGTCCAGTCACGTTCCGTGAAGACGTGGTCATCATGCGGGTGTCCCCAACTGACGGCGTGGAACGCCGAAGTCAACACCACCCGCGTCACGCCGGCGTCGCGCGCGGCGCGCAACACCCGAAGCGTTCCCTCGCGAGCAGGCACGATCAGGTCGTTCTCGTCGGCTACATGCCCCGGTTGCACGGGTGAGGCCACGTGCAACACATATTCGATACCAGCGGTAGCTTCGGCCCAGCCGGCATCACCGGTCAGATCTGCTTCGGTGAATGCGAGATTCTGACCATTCACCATTC
Coding sequences within:
- a CDS encoding CocE/NonD family hydrolase: MDSAKYVGRVGGLAVALGVGAALAIGCGTASAAPDSGSTPSHTSSSASARSASSSKPAHRPATGYTARTKAESTRPVTTTDSTPAPAATVAAVSSPIRVSRAAASAAWGTSPGRNPVSPDTPAAWTLLAAARRELGPAAAAQEQSTVATSGIGYAPTVVVDDGVITGTNTGLTTIHGNPVTYVVVRTPADGAKVTLNGATGNFTFLPNFAALTSGSEQFTVLASEVTGFDRALLAIPLLGPLVVQPVLNELHQVPVLNTLLAPLIGTSTLVPVTITPSSLNPTGQPIAYTVTVTSFDGTRISTNYFPASGLTAGQSAPTILNSPGAAEPGNTDPSQLIAADSATMQDLRDAGYNVVTWDPRGEFASTGVLQLDNPQFEGRDVSAILDYIATLPTTQLDGPGDPRVGMVGGSYGGGIQFNAAAIDSRIDALAPEIAWNNIPQVLAPFAGAVRTTYGLLLALNFALTGTRANPLLYIGTVTAPIFNILLDPVLNFLTSNGPAVLTGRVTVPTLLIKGTVDTIFPLQQAVLNAQMLAANGVAVKMLWFCGGHGTCLTNPGDDVNWVGDETLAWMNKYLKGDDIDTGPAFEWVDQNGNYFSSSQLPSNPAFYGTPLTTTGSGGLLPMIPLIGGSGPSVAPSPFNYTDGAPAKIAVNVAIKNPVQTTEVVGAPTLTMTYSGLATGTGGNAVYAQIVDKDTGLVVGNQVTPVPVTLDGQQHTVEVPLSYLAYTMNPDSNLELQIVGSATAWLNLTQYGVINITDVKLELPTAANADQEQPVAVA
- a CDS encoding AMP-dependent synthetase/ligase; translation: MPVRTADTVRNARSLCALFQETVVTHHDRVALRSADGATTLTWAQYGNRVRDVAAGLSALGVGRGDTVALMLTNRPEFNVVDAAAYHLGAVPFSVYNTSSAEQINYLFTNAENLVVICEHQYLPVLEAARIGTKVQHVICVDAGPPGTIALSELAHSGEPGFDFDATWQAVGRDDLLTIVYTSGTTGAPKGVEITHANLLANLTPLYDLATIDEHDRVVSYLPDAHIVNRYVGHYGPAVSGAAVTTVADRTLLLPTLMEVKPTVFVAVPLFWYKIQAALQEVLRAQGGVTGRMARWAIASGARLWRKRASGDALNIADRVQASAAEYLVLRRIRSRVGLGEVRIALSGAAPIASETLEFVLGLGLPVCEAWGMSELTAVATVNPPDAIRIGTVGKPVPGVDIRVAADGELFVRGPSVMRGYRNEPEKTAAVVDADGWLATGDVGTVDRDGYVTIIDRKKELIINSGGKNMSPANIENHLKVACPLIGSAVAVGDARPFVVALIALDADEAAKRAQQLGVEPVPEVLSAHPAVAAEIEAGIAAANAKLSRVEQVKTFHVVPAFWEPGGDELTPTAKLKRTPIAHKYAAEIDRLYANSRKPSSREISK
- a CDS encoding acyl-CoA dehydrogenase family protein, translated to MMEWSEADLMVRDAVRSFIDKEIRPHTDALESGELAPYPIIRKLFAQFGLDALAAEQVQKMLARERARGEGEPQASDRREPGGANVAEQMSMVAVLVAELSGVCLGLVAAAGVSLGLGAATIAARGTLAQKERWLPPLVTMEKVAAWAITEPDAGSDAFGGMQTYVKRDGDDYLLNGQKTFITNGPYADTIVVYAKLDDGTGTDRRNRPVLTFVLDAGMSGLVQGKPFHKMGMHSSPTGELFFDNVRLSPDRLLGEREAHGSGDGRDSARQNFAAERVAIAVMSLGIINECHRLCIEYAKSRRLWGQDIGAFQLIQLKLAKMEVARVNVQNMVFSAIEAARAGKLPSLAEASAMKLYSSEAATEVAMEAVQLFGGNGYMTEYRVEQLARDAKSLMIYAGSNEIQVTHIAKGLLAG
- a CDS encoding SDR family oxidoreductase yields the protein MGVLDGRVAIITGAGRGIGREHALLFAREGASVVVNDLGGTNSGEGADEGPAHDVVAEITAAGGRAVANTDNVADWDGARALVQQAIDEFGRLDVLINNAGILRDAFIAGMDESQWDSVIAVHLKGHFAMLRHAAAYWKDQSKAGNQPLAAVVNTASGSGVTLANAGQANYGAAKAAIAALTQIAAEELERYGVRVNAIAPIARTRLTLATPGMGTLMGEPEEGEHDLFSPANIAPLVAYLATEKCPITGAVYAVQGGAISRLRGWHDVATIETDGAWEIDDIATRLPEMHR